The Thermoanaerobaculia bacterium genomic interval ATGCCGACCAGCCGCGGATCCTCGCCTCCAACACCAAGCTCCTGACCACTGCCGCGGCGCTCGAGACGCTCGGCGCCGACTTCGTTTTCGAGACTCGCGTCATGGTGCGCGGCGCTGCGAAAGAGGGCGTGCTGGCGGGCGACCTCGCTGTTTTTGGCAGCGGCGACCCGAATCTCTCGGGGCGATTCCACGACGGCGACTCGTACGCGATCTTCCGCGAGTGGGCGGCCGCCCTCAAAGCGCGCGGAATCACCCGGGTCACCGGCAGCCTCTACCTGGTCAACGGGCTCTTCAATCCGCCGAACGTCCACCCCGACTGGCCGCGCGATCAGCTCACCAGCTGGTACGAGGCGCCGGTCGAAGCGCTCTCCTTCAACGACAACTGTGTCCTCGTGCGGGTCTGGCCGGCCTCGCGGGCGGGCCTTCCGGCGCGCGTCGAGACGGTGCCGAAGCTCGACTATTTCGAGATCCGCAACAGCGCCACGACCACCGGCACGCGCAACAAGAACCGGCTGCATGTCGGCCGGCTCGGCGACAGCGACACGATCGTCGTCTCGGGCACGATCGGTCTGCGCACCGGCCCCGGCGAGTCGTGGGTCGCGGTGCAGAATCCGACGGCCTACTTCGGCGCCTCGCTCAAGGCGGCGCTCGCGGAAGAGGGCGTCCAGGTGGAAGGCGGGATCGTTCCCGCTCACGGCTCGCCGGGCGGCGCCTGGGAGCTGGTGGCGACTCACCAGAGCGACCTGGCGCGTACCCTCGAGGTGACCAACAAGCGCAGCCAGAACTTCTACGCCGAGTCGCTGGCGAAGCTTCTCGGCTGGAAGGTCCGCGGCGAGGGCAGCTGGGCGGCCGGGGTCGGTGTCGTCGGGGAGTTCCTCGCCGGGCTCGGGATCGCACCCGCCTCGTTCTCGCTCGTCGACGGCTCGGGGCTCTCGCGCGGCAACCTCATGAGCCCGCGGTCGATGACCGGGCTGCTCGAGCAGATGTACTTTCACGCCCTCGGACGCGACTTCCTGCGCTCGCTGCCGTTCTCCGGCGAACAGGGCCTCAAGTGGCAGCGCCGGCTCGCCCGCGCCCCCTACGCCGGAAACGTCTTCGCCAAGACCGGGACGATCAACGGCGTCTCGACCCTGTCGGGCTACGCCAAGGCGGTGTCCGGGCGGGTCTATGCCTTTTCCATACTCTTCAATCAGGTGCGCAGCAACTCCGGCGCTCACGCCGCGCAGGACCGCATCGTCGCCGCCCTGATCGATCGCGGCTAGCCCCGCGCGCTTCGACCCGGGGGCGAAGTCACCCCAGAAAGCCACCCATGACGGACACACGCCAGGCGGATCTCCGCAATCTGATGAAGCGCGTCGAGCAGCTGGTGCGCGAGATTCAGTCGGCCGACGAAGTCGGCATCACGATCTACAACCTCGCCGATGCGATCATCTCGCGCTTCCGCGACGCGTTGGGCTTCTACGGCGGCCGGCTCTACCAGTGGGACGGCGAGGCCTACGAGCTCAAGGCGATCTTCCCCGACGCCCGCCCGGCGGAGCGCGAGATCCGCGTGCCCGCGACTTATGCGCCGATCGAGATTGCGCTCGCCGAGGGCGTGGTCTACATGGACTCGGGCGATCCGCGCTTCGACCACAAGCTCGAGGACCAGCTCGGGGTCGACCGCTTTGCGGCGATCGAGGTCGGCGACGAGGAGTTCATCCTGTCGTTCGACGTCGCGCCCGGCGTGCATCGCGACGAGGTGCTGTTCTCGCTCGGCGTCCTGCGCCACGGCATCAACCAGAAGCTCCGGCAGGAGCGCATGCAGGAGGTCTTCGATCAGGCGAGGAAGATCCAGGCGTCGATTCTCCCGCGCCGCGTGCCGGTCTACGGCGGCTTCGAGCTCTACGGACGGATCCAGCCGATGGAGTCGGTCGGCGGCGACTTCTACGACTACATCCCGATCACCGACAAGATCCTGGGCCTCGCGATCGCCGACGTCTCGGGGCACGGATTGCCGGCGGCCCTCCAGGTGCGCGACATCTACATGGGCCTGCGCATGGGGATGGCGCGCGACTTCAAGATCGTGCGCACGGTCGAACGCCTGAACCAGATCATCCACAAGTCGACGCTCACCAGCCGTTTCGTCTCGATGTTCTACGGCGAGCTCGAACCGAACGGCGTCTTCATCTACGTCAACGCCGGCCATCCGCCGCCGTTCCATCTCTCGGCCGCGGGCGAAGTGCGCTACCTCGACGAAGGCGGCGCGGTCCTGGGCCCGCTCGCCGACGCCACCTACGAGCGCGGCTTCGTGCGCCTCGCCCCCGGCGACATGGTCGTGCTCTACACCGACGGCATGATCGAGGCGACGCCCCCCGAGGGCGACGGCGAGGAGTTCGGTATCGAGCGCCTGGTCGAGATCGCCCGCAAGTCGACCGGCAAGAGCTCGAAAGAGATCGGCGAGGCGATGATGAAAGCCGTCGAAACCTACCGCGGCGAAGGCGAAGCCCAAGACGACCGCACCGTCGTCGTCGTCACCTACCCGCAGCCAGCGCCGGGCGCCTGACGCCCTAGCAAAACGCCTTTCCGCACGGCAGTTCGTCAGCGAGAGGACTCGCTTGAAGGGGAGCGGCGGCGATTCTCGCCTTGAGCTTCTGCTACCTTGGAAGCAGCGAGTCCGGAGACCTGGTCGGGAACGGCTCAGCTTCGGTGATGCAGCGTCCTGTTCTCAGCGTTCACCCGTAAGCATCGATCTCGAGCTTGATTCCGAGGTCTCCCAATGCCTTCATGGTTTCGCTGGCGATAGAAAAGCCGTGGTTGCCGTCTTCAATACCGAAGACACCAAGAAACAGATCCATCTTGTACCCCTGCGCACTCAGCTCCTTCAGCGCTTCTCCTCGGTTCTGGAGGCGAGCCAGCAATCCGGTGATGTGATCGTCAGGAGCCGCGCTCCGGTGGAGCAACGATCTGATCGACCACATGCCTACCGAAAAGTCAGCGTACCTGCGACCAGATTGGCCGAGGAGTGGATCGCCAGCGCGATGCGACTCATCGGGAGTAAGCCCCAATCTCTTGGAGACGGTGTCCGGGTCGAGGCTCTTGTCGAAGATTCGAAGTGACGCGGAATAGGTGACGTTCACTTCAATCGAAGCCACGGAACAGGCGGTCGCGTACTTTGGACCACGGGACACTGGTGATCGATCGGGCTTCGAGCTCTCTCACGCGGCGTTCGATCTCGTTCGACCAGGCGACTTCGACATCGGCGTCGGCGCGCACTTCGAGGCTCTCGATCAGCGCGCCGGCGACGGATGCGCGATCCTGCTCATCGAGCGAAAGCGCTTGCTTGAGGACTTCAGAAGCCGTCGGGCTCATGGCTGGGAAAGCATACGCCCCGACGCAGCTAGAGGCGGCGCGTCACGTTCTCGACGATCGAGATCTCCTGGCGGAGCTTGATCAGGCTGTCTGCGGGATAGAGCCCGCTGCGCAGTTGGACGCCGGTGTAGATCTGGGTGCGGGCGCCGACGATCGTTCCCGGATTGAGGACCGAGTTGCAGCCGACGGCGACCTGGTCGCCGAGGATGGCGCCGAGTTTGCGCTTGCCGGTCGGCAGGCGCTCGCCGTTTCCGGTGGGGATCTCGATGAGTCTGCCGTCGTGGCGGAAGTTGGAGAGGATGACGCCGGCGCCGAGGTTCGCGTTGCAGCCGACGATCGAGTCGCCGACGTAGTTCAAGTGCGCGGCGTGGGCGCCGGGGAAGAGGATCGCGCGTTTCATCTCGACGTTGGCGCCGACGACGCAGCCGTCGCCCACCCAGCAGCCGCCGCGCAGGTAGGCGCCGACGCGGATCTCGACGTCCTCGCCGATCCAGACCGGGCCTTCGACGACGGCGCCCGGCGCGATGCGCGAGCCCTTGCCGAGGACGATCCGGTCGCCGACGAGATGGGCGCCGGGATGCACCCGGCCGAGGATCTCCGCCGAGGGCAGCGCCGCGAGCAGCTCATCCATCGGAGCGTCGAGGAGCGCCCAGGGGCGCAGGGGATCGTAGCTCCCTGCGAAGGCCGCCGGGAGCTGGGCGAAGAGCTCGGGGAGGCGGGTCATCGCGCTTTCGAGGCGGCCGCCCGGCGCTCGTAGTAGGGGAGCGTGAGCGCCAAGCCCTCGGCGATCCGGGTCTTCGGCGCGGCACCGAGGGCGCGCTCGAGCCGCCCGGCGTCGAGGCTGTTGCGACGCAGCTCCGCCGAGACCGGCGGCTCGTGGCGCGGACGGATCGTCGAGGCGAGCTGCTTCGAGACCATTTCATAGAGCGCGTTGACCGAGGTCTCGATCCCCGTGCCGATGTTGTAGATGCCCGGCGTCCAGCGATCGAGCGCGGCGCGATGCGCCTTCACCAGATCGCCGACGAAGACGTAGTCGCGGGTCTGCGCGCCGTCGTCGAAGATGCGCGGCTGCTCGCCGGCGAGGAGCTTCTCGGCGAGGATCGCGACGATGCCGGCCTCGCCCTTGGGCTCCTGGCGCGGGCCGTAGATGTTGGCGTAGCGGAAGACGATCGGGTCGAGGTCGCCCATGACGCGGAAGGCATCGAGGTAGAGCTCGACCGCGAGCTTGGCGCAGCCGTAGGGCGAGGTCGGATGGCGGGAGTGCTCCTCGTCGCACGGGTAGACCTTCTGTTCGCCGTAGACCGTGCCGCCGCTCGAGGCGAAGAGCAGGCGGCGGACGCCGGACTTCTTGCAGGCCGAGATGAGGTCGAGAGTGGCGAGGATGTTGGTGCGCGCGTCGGCGGTCGGGTCGGCGATCGAGATGCGGACGTTGACCTGCGCGGCGTGGTGGCTGACGACGTCGATCTTCTCGTCGGCCACGAGCTCGTCGAGGCCGGGGTCGGAGATGTCGCGCTGGTAGAAGGTCGCGCCGGCCGGAATGTTCTCGCGCTTGCCGGTCGAGAGGTTGTCGAGCACGACGACGCGGTCGCCGTGCGCCAGGGCATCCTCCGCCAGGTGACTGCCGATGAAACCGGCACCGCCGGTGATGAGAAGGGTGTGGGCCATGGGCGGATTATCCCGCGAATCGCCGGCGGCGCGATGGATAGGCCCTGGCCTGGCATCCTCGTGCTCGGGGTCCTGTCCGGCCCGTCAACGTACGCCGGGGACACGTATCCGCCCTGGGGCGTTGCCGGTCCTACTGCGCGCTCGCTTGGGGCGGCTACCCGTCCCCAGCTGCGGGTCCGGCCACCCCTCGTCGGCAGGGTGGTGACGAAATTGCCTTCAACAGTGGTTCACCGCGACGCGAGAGGCGCTCGGGATCCAAAGTGGGCGACCACGCTTCAAATAGGAGCCCGCTTTGGATCCCGAGTGCCCGAGCACGCGACCACCGACGGTACGCCGGGGACACGTATCTGCCCTGAGGCGGCAAGGGGTTTCCGAACGGTTCGCCTGGGGCAGCTACATGTCCCCGGCTGCGGGTCCGAAAGATCGGTGACAGCTACCTGATTTCCCTCCCCGGCGAACGCCGGGCTCTCGGACTCTTCTGCAGGGAAATCAGGAAACTGTCACCAATTTCTCTATAGTGCCCCGGTGCGCTCGCTCGCTCCGCTACCCGACTCCTTCTACTTTCGCCCCGCCGAGGAGGTAGCCCGGGATCTACTCGGGCGTCTCCTGGTGCGCGAGCTGCCGGAGGGGCGGATCGTCGTCCGGCTGGTGGAGACCGAGGCGTACGCGGGGCCGCACGATCGCGCGAGCCACGCTTTCGGCGGACGGCGGACGGCGCGCAACGAGTCGATGTATCTCGCCGGGGGGCACGCCTACGTGTATCGCATCTACGGCGTGCACTTCTGCCTGAACGTGGTCACCGGCCCGCGCGACGCCGGCATCGCGGTCCTGCTGCGGGCGGCCGAGATCGTGGAGGGGGAGGAGCTGGTCCGGCGCGGGCGTCCCGAAGTGATCGCCGCTCATCGGCTCCTCGCCGGCCCGGGCAACCTCACGAAGGGCCTGGCGATCGATCTGGCGCTCGACACCGTGGCGCTCGATCGCGGCACGCTGCGTCTGGCCGCCGGGAAACCGGTCGCGGAGTCTGCGATCCTCACCGGACCCCGAGTCGGCTGCGAATCGGCCGGCGAGGCGGCCGCCTGGCCGTTGCGCTTCGCCGTGGACGGCAGTCGTGCGGTCTCGTCGCCCAGGCCGCGTCTGCGCTTCCGGTAGCGGCCGTCCCGACCCTTCCACGGCCTTTCCGATGGTGTCGTTCTCCGGAAGGAAACTCCGGGCCCTGGATTCCGAACGCGCACTCACGGGATCGGGACCGCCGGGTGGAGAACGGCGGCGAAGGGCCCCCTATTGCGGCACGAAGCGGACGACGCCGCGCTCAAAGTCGAGTTCGACGGCGGCGAAGCGGCCGAGGAAGTCGTTGCCGAGGATGCCACCGCGTTGCTCGATTCCCCACGCGGTGAGAACGGGAAGATCGGTTACATGGACGCCGACACCGGCGAAGCGCGCTCCGCCAAGATAGAGCTCGGCGATCTCCGCCCGCGGCGCGCGTACGGCCTTGCCGTCGAGGCCGCGCAACTCGATCGATCGCTCCGGATCCGGTGCCAACGCCAGACCTCGCGCCAGCTCCGGCCCGAGCAGAGAGACCTTTGCCCCCGTGTCGAGCACCCAATCGACCGCGCGACCAGCGATCGTTCCGGCGAGGAAGATATGCCGGTCGGCGAGGGTGAACGGGATCTCCGCGGCGTTCGTCGCGGCCGCTTTCCCGGCAATGGCGCCGCCGAAGCGGAGCTCGGGCTCCGGTCCGTAGACGAAGGTCACGCGCGGCGCCCGGCGGAGAAGATCGAAACCGAGGATGCCGGAGATCTCCCGTTCGCCGATCCGTGGCAGCGACCGCATCACCTGCACTGCCGACTGCTCGAAGCGCAGCGTGCCGAACGCGAGCGCAGGAAGCTCGGCGATTCCAAGGTGAGCTTCGACCTCGCCCGAGAGGGCGACGACTGCCGCTCCCGCCGTCCGTTCCCCGGCGGCGGAGTACTCGGTGCTCTCCAGCGGCGCAATCGCGACCTCCCGCGGTAGCGCGTCGCGGGCGACGACGCTCCGCCCTGCCGCGAGATCGACGACGAACCAGCCCTCAGCGCCGCCCTCCACGCGGCCGCGCGCGAACAGATGCTCGCCGTCGAATTCGAGCGCGACGTCGCCGGCGACCGCGGCCTCGGCGCGCGCCAACGACGTCTCGAGCGTCAGCGAGAGATCGCCCGGGTTGAGCGGGATTCGGCCGCCGAACAGATCGAGCACCGGCCCGCGGCCCGGCGCGATCGCACTGCCGGCGCGGACCTCGAATACCTGGCCGGGGCCACTCGCCGTGCGCAGATGAACGCGCAGGTCATAACTCTCGACGACCGCGAGCGGTACGGCCGGAAGGGCGCGCGCCGGCGCCCCCGGTCGCTCGACGGTCGCCTCGAGCCCGGAACCGGTGCAGCGCGCCACGAGCCGCGCTCCAGCGGAAGCCATCTGCACGAGGTCGGCTGATTTGCCGGGTGAGAGTGGCAGCACGAACGTCATTGCCTCTCCACCCGCTCCGACAAGGAACCGCCGCTCTTCGCCCGGCGCGAGATCCACCCGCTCCAGTGCGTAGGGCTCCCGCTCGCCCGTCACGAGAAAGAGGCGGCAGCCCGCCGCCTCCGCTGCACACCCTGGAACTCCCGAGAGCAGCGCGGCACACCCGATCGAACCCAGCCCGGCCCAGAAAGCACGCTGCATTGTCACTCCTCCGAGAACTGCTCCCGGCGGCGAGAACGCAAACGAAGTGCCAGATGCTCTACGCCGGCGGGAGCGCACTCCGCCCGAGGCCGGTACGCGTGCGAGCTGCCGATATCGGGAAGAGTTTCCCGAAATGAGCACGCGCCAGCGGCCCTCGGCTAGTTGGCCGGCTTCTCCAGCCGGACGTGGCCGGCCTTGAGGAGCTTCCAGACCGCGAGTTGGACGTCGAGCGGGTTCATCGAGCTGATGTTGACGATCGACTTGAGATCGTAGGAGCCGTTCAGGCGGGTGAGGAGGAAGCCCTCTTGCGACGTGATCTTGAGCTGGGTGAGCTCTTCCATCGTGCGCGCGAGGACCGGAATCGAGGTCGGGAGCACGCCGGACTTCTCGATCGCGGCGCGGATCAGCTCCTCGATCTTCTGCGCCTCCGTGGCGAGCTTGCGGCTGTCGGGGTCGAGCGCTCTGGCGGCGCGCATGTGTCGAAGCGTCGTTTCGAACTCGTTCTTCTGCAGCGCCTGCTGGGCGATGACCATGAGTGTTTCGGGCGTGATGGCCTGCGGCGCCGCGAGCGCGGCGGCGGTCGCCGCGGTTTCCGCCGCCGGCGTGTCGCGCGGCCGGACGATCTTCAGCCGCTTCGATTGCACCTGGCGGAAGAGAATCCGGCAGACGTGGAACTCGCTCGAGTGGGTGAGTTTGCAGATCTCGGCGACGGTGCGGTCGTCGTCGATGAGCGAGAGGATCTGCGGCGCTCCCTCGGTGAGGACCTTCTCGTCGAACTCGGCCACCGCGACCGGAATGGAATCCGGCGAGGGAACGATCCCGCGGATCCGCTTCCACTCATCGAAGCGCTGCATGCCTTCGAGGACGAGACCGGTGACGTCGATCGAGATCGGCACCATGTTGGCCGTCGGCAGCTTCTGATCGAGAAAGCGGAAGTCTCCCTCCGGCCAGCTGAAGACGTCGTAGATCGACTCCTCGGCCTTGAGCCGGAGCATGCGATGCACGTCCTGCTCGGAAATCGCCCCGATCGTCGAGAGGATCTTTCCGAGCAGCATCTTGTTGCTCTCCTGCATCCGGATCGCCTGCCCGAGCTCGGCGTCGGTGATGAAGCCGTGGCTGACGAGGAAGGCCCCGAGATGCTCCTTGGGGTCGGTCGAGGCCGACGAGACGATCATGCCGTCGCGGAAGAAGATCTGCTTCGTGACCTTGCCGTTCTCGACCACGAGCGTGCCGGTCTTCTGGGCTCCGGAGAGCCACTGAAGGAGCTCGGCGAGCTCCATGGTTTTGAGATTTCCCGTAATACTCATCGCGATCGTCGCAGCTCTCGATTATAGCCGCGAAGGATGAGGCCGCCGTGCGGTGCCTGGACGAGCTCGGGACGGTCGCGCATCTCCGGCGGCGGGGGAGCGCGAGGCGGGGCTACTTGCGGGCGATCGTCGTGCCGCGCTGGCCCTGGTAGTGCGACGACGAGCCGGGCTCGCCATAGGCCACGTCGGGTTCCGACTCCATCGCGATGAAGATCAGCTGCGCGATCCGCCGGTTTGCTTCGAGCACGAATGGCGTGGGCCCCAGGTTCTGGAGCTCGAGGGTGATGTTGCCCTGGAAGCCGGGGTCGCACCAGCCGGCGAGCGAGTGGTTGATCCACAGTCTGCCGAGGGTCGACTTGAGCTTGAGGTCGCAGGCCACGGTGCGCGGAATGCGCACGTATTCGAGCGTCGAAGCGAGGACGACCTCTCCCGGGAAGAGCTTGATGTGCGGCGCCCGGAACTCTTCCGGGTCCCGCGTCGGGCAGATCCAGTGATCCGAGAGGCGCAGGTCGAACGAGGCCGAGTTGATCTGCGAAGGCTCGTAGGGATCGACGCCGCCCTCTTCTGCCCAGGCGCGAATCCAGCGGTCGGGTTTGATCATCGGATGCTCGCGGATCTCACGGAAAGGATCAGACGTCGAAGTAGGCGGGCGTCGAAAGATCCTCACGGTGGATCGTGTCCACGAAGCGGATCATCTTGCGCGTGAGCGACATGAAGAGCGTGTGGGAGCGCGAGCCGCCGCCGAAGAAGCGGACGCCGCGCAGCAGCTCGCCGTCGGTGACGCCGCTGCACGAGAACAGGATCTGCTCGCCCGG includes:
- a CDS encoding DUF4388 domain-containing protein, which produces MSITGNLKTMELAELLQWLSGAQKTGTLVVENGKVTKQIFFRDGMIVSSASTDPKEHLGAFLVSHGFITDAELGQAIRMQESNKMLLGKILSTIGAISEQDVHRMLRLKAEESIYDVFSWPEGDFRFLDQKLPTANMVPISIDVTGLVLEGMQRFDEWKRIRGIVPSPDSIPVAVAEFDEKVLTEGAPQILSLIDDDRTVAEICKLTHSSEFHVCRILFRQVQSKRLKIVRPRDTPAAETAATAAALAAPQAITPETLMVIAQQALQKNEFETTLRHMRAARALDPDSRKLATEAQKIEELIRAAIEKSGVLPTSIPVLARTMEELTQLKITSQEGFLLTRLNGSYDLKSIVNISSMNPLDVQLAVWKLLKAGHVRLEKPAN
- a CDS encoding NAD-dependent epimerase/dehydratase family protein, coding for MAHTLLITGGAGFIGSHLAEDALAHGDRVVVLDNLSTGKRENIPAGATFYQRDISDPGLDELVADEKIDVVSHHAAQVNVRISIADPTADARTNILATLDLISACKKSGVRRLLFASSGGTVYGEQKVYPCDEEHSRHPTSPYGCAKLAVELYLDAFRVMGDLDPIVFRYANIYGPRQEPKGEAGIVAILAEKLLAGEQPRIFDDGAQTRDYVFVGDLVKAHRAALDRWTPGIYNIGTGIETSVNALYEMVSKQLASTIRPRHEPPVSAELRRNSLDAGRLERALGAAPKTRIAEGLALTLPYYERRAAASKAR
- a CDS encoding clan AA aspartic protease, translating into MQRAFWAGLGSIGCAALLSGVPGCAAEAAGCRLFLVTGEREPYALERVDLAPGEERRFLVGAGGEAMTFVLPLSPGKSADLVQMASAGARLVARCTGSGLEATVERPGAPARALPAVPLAVVESYDLRVHLRTASGPGQVFEVRAGSAIAPGRGPVLDLFGGRIPLNPGDLSLTLETSLARAEAAVAGDVALEFDGEHLFARGRVEGGAEGWFVVDLAAGRSVVARDALPREVAIAPLESTEYSAAGERTAGAAVVALSGEVEAHLGIAELPALAFGTLRFEQSAVQVMRSLPRIGEREISGILGFDLLRRAPRVTFVYGPEPELRFGGAIAGKAAATNAAEIPFTLADRHIFLAGTIAGRAVDWVLDTGAKVSLLGPELARGLALAPDPERSIELRGLDGKAVRAPRAEIAELYLGGARFAGVGVHVTDLPVLTAWGIEQRGGILGNDFLGRFAAVELDFERGVVRFVPQ
- the dacB gene encoding D-alanyl-D-alanine carboxypeptidase/D-alanyl-D-alanine-endopeptidase; its protein translation is MPSVLFGTVALLAALLPAPSVAAASAPAPKARTAAAKPAPTLQQALAVEIEAARKSSRAFGVHIVDLSSRQSAFAVDADQPRILASNTKLLTTAAALETLGADFVFETRVMVRGAAKEGVLAGDLAVFGSGDPNLSGRFHDGDSYAIFREWAAALKARGITRVTGSLYLVNGLFNPPNVHPDWPRDQLTSWYEAPVEALSFNDNCVLVRVWPASRAGLPARVETVPKLDYFEIRNSATTTGTRNKNRLHVGRLGDSDTIVVSGTIGLRTGPGESWVAVQNPTAYFGASLKAALAEEGVQVEGGIVPAHGSPGGAWELVATHQSDLARTLEVTNKRSQNFYAESLAKLLGWKVRGEGSWAAGVGVVGEFLAGLGIAPASFSLVDGSGLSRGNLMSPRSMTGLLEQMYFHALGRDFLRSLPFSGEQGLKWQRRLARAPYAGNVFAKTGTINGVSTLSGYAKAVSGRVYAFSILFNQVRSNSGAHAAQDRIVAALIDRG
- a CDS encoding addiction module protein, giving the protein MSPTASEVLKQALSLDEQDRASVAGALIESLEVRADADVEVAWSNEIERRVRELEARSITSVPWSKVRDRLFRGFD
- the dcd gene encoding dCTP deaminase; translation: MIKPDRWIRAWAEEGGVDPYEPSQINSASFDLRLSDHWICPTRDPEEFRAPHIKLFPGEVVLASTLEYVRIPRTVACDLKLKSTLGRLWINHSLAGWCDPGFQGNITLELQNLGPTPFVLEANRRIAQLIFIAMESEPDVAYGEPGSSSHYQGQRGTTIARK
- a CDS encoding PP2C family protein-serine/threonine phosphatase; amino-acid sequence: MTDTRQADLRNLMKRVEQLVREIQSADEVGITIYNLADAIISRFRDALGFYGGRLYQWDGEAYELKAIFPDARPAEREIRVPATYAPIEIALAEGVVYMDSGDPRFDHKLEDQLGVDRFAAIEVGDEEFILSFDVAPGVHRDEVLFSLGVLRHGINQKLRQERMQEVFDQARKIQASILPRRVPVYGGFELYGRIQPMESVGGDFYDYIPITDKILGLAIADVSGHGLPAALQVRDIYMGLRMGMARDFKIVRTVERLNQIIHKSTLTSRFVSMFYGELEPNGVFIYVNAGHPPPFHLSAAGEVRYLDEGGAVLGPLADATYERGFVRLAPGDMVVLYTDGMIEATPPEGDGEEFGIERLVEIARKSTGKSSKEIGEAMMKAVETYRGEGEAQDDRTVVVVTYPQPAPGA
- a CDS encoding DUF4279 domain-containing protein, with the translated sequence MNVTYSASLRIFDKSLDPDTVSKRLGLTPDESHRAGDPLLGQSGRRYADFSVGMWSIRSLLHRSAAPDDHITGLLARLQNRGEALKELSAQGYKMDLFLGVFGIEDGNHGFSIASETMKALGDLGIKLEIDAYG
- a CDS encoding DNA-3-methyladenine glycosylase, which produces MRSLAPLPDSFYFRPAEEVARDLLGRLLVRELPEGRIVVRLVETEAYAGPHDRASHAFGGRRTARNESMYLAGGHAYVYRIYGVHFCLNVVTGPRDAGIAVLLRAAEIVEGEELVRRGRPEVIAAHRLLAGPGNLTKGLAIDLALDTVALDRGTLRLAAGKPVAESAILTGPRVGCESAGEAAAWPLRFAVDGSRAVSSPRPRLRFR